The following are encoded together in the Proteiniphilum saccharofermentans genome:
- a CDS encoding OmpH family outer membrane protein translates to MTKKVFFTLTLLISLVGGTAFSQVLPQVSVAYVNTTELLDQMPEKARATQQLLTLSENYEKELELMQNEYNKKYSDYITYQASLSENIKLRRMQELTELEGRINQFMELAQKDIENQEKELVEPLKQKINNAIHAVGIEQGYTVIYDLANPGIAFVSPDAVNANPYVKSKLGIR, encoded by the coding sequence ATGACAAAAAAAGTTTTTTTCACGCTTACCCTGCTTATTTCATTGGTCGGTGGAACTGCTTTTTCACAGGTGTTGCCACAAGTATCCGTTGCGTATGTAAATACCACTGAACTATTGGATCAAATGCCTGAAAAAGCACGGGCCACACAGCAACTGCTTACATTAAGTGAGAACTACGAAAAAGAGCTGGAACTGATGCAGAACGAGTACAACAAAAAGTATTCCGACTACATCACTTATCAAGCCTCTCTTTCAGAAAATATCAAGCTGCGGAGGATGCAGGAACTAACCGAATTGGAAGGCAGAATAAACCAATTCATGGAACTGGCCCAGAAAGACATTGAAAATCAGGAGAAAGAATTAGTGGAACCCCTGAAACAAAAAATAAACAATGCCATTCATGCTGTCGGGATCGAACAGGGATATACTGTGATTTACGATTTGGCCAATCCCGGGATCGCTTTTGTATCGCCTGACGCGGTAAATGCCAATCCTTACGTAAAATCAAAATTAGGCATCCGTTAA
- the murI gene encoding glutamate racemase — protein MEEQSNYKSRETNPIGIFDSGYGGLTVLSEIKTLMPEYDYIYLGDNARAPYGSRSFERVYQFTLEAVKWFFRQGCHLVILACNTASAKALRTIQQVDLPQLDPSRRVLGVIRPTAESVSTLSESGHIGILGTEGTIRSGSYELEIKKLYPDVTVTGESCPMWVPLVENREYDKPGADYFVQQHLGRILEKDPLIDTIILGCTHYPLLTEKITRYLPENVKIISQGKYVAESLKNYLQRHPEMDRNCTKNGNMYYFTTDSAERFGQQASIFLNEQVAALQTNLE, from the coding sequence GTGGAGGAACAGAGTAACTATAAAAGCCGGGAAACAAATCCCATCGGTATCTTCGACTCCGGATACGGCGGACTTACGGTACTTTCCGAAATAAAGACGCTGATGCCGGAGTATGATTATATTTATCTGGGCGATAATGCCCGCGCGCCCTATGGCAGCCGCTCATTTGAGCGGGTATACCAGTTTACACTCGAAGCAGTGAAATGGTTCTTCAGGCAAGGGTGCCATCTGGTAATCCTCGCATGTAATACGGCATCTGCAAAAGCATTAAGAACCATCCAGCAGGTCGACCTTCCGCAACTAGACCCTTCGAGAAGGGTGCTGGGTGTGATTCGTCCTACTGCTGAGTCAGTGTCAACTCTTTCGGAAAGTGGTCATATAGGTATTTTGGGGACAGAAGGGACTATTCGCTCGGGATCATATGAACTGGAAATCAAAAAACTTTATCCTGATGTAACCGTAACCGGTGAATCATGCCCCATGTGGGTTCCCCTTGTAGAAAACAGGGAGTATGACAAACCGGGAGCCGATTATTTTGTACAACAACATTTGGGAAGGATTCTTGAAAAAGATCCTCTTATCGACACGATAATCCTGGGATGCACCCATTACCCGCTTCTCACGGAAAAGATAACCCGATACCTGCCGGAAAACGTAAAAATAATCTCTCAGGGAAAATATGTAGCCGAAAGCCTCAAAAACTATTTGCAAAGACATCCGGAAATGGACAGGAACTGCACAAAGAATGGAAACATGTACTATTTTACAACCGATTCGGCGGAAAGATTCGGACAGCAAGCGTCGATCTTTCTGAATGAGCAGGTTGCAGCATTACAAACCAATCTCGAATAA
- a CDS encoding phosphatidylserine decarboxylase family protein, with protein MKLLRIHKEGKSAVIKIGIVLIIFNVIFFILPSGKIFTSIQVSLSILLYAMALNFYRHPNRTYKGDLHGLVNAPTDGKVVVIEKVFEKEFFHDERIQISIFMSFFNAHSNWIPVTGKITHFSHVEGNFHAAYLPKSSHENEHTNILIETPDHGTILTKQIAGAVARRVVTYVKEGDEVHIGSPLGFIKLGSRMDIFLPPDSEILVELGEEVHANVTFLARLSQKER; from the coding sequence ATGAAACTATTACGAATACATAAAGAAGGTAAATCTGCAGTGATAAAGATCGGCATAGTGCTGATAATATTCAATGTGATTTTTTTCATATTACCATCCGGTAAAATATTTACGTCCATCCAGGTATCTTTGTCAATACTGCTATATGCCATGGCTCTCAACTTTTACCGGCATCCCAATCGCACCTATAAAGGCGATCTGCATGGATTGGTAAATGCACCTACTGACGGAAAGGTCGTGGTCATTGAGAAAGTATTCGAAAAAGAGTTCTTTCATGATGAACGTATCCAGATATCCATCTTTATGTCATTCTTTAATGCTCACTCAAACTGGATACCGGTTACCGGCAAGATCACCCATTTTTCCCATGTGGAAGGGAACTTTCATGCGGCTTACCTGCCTAAATCGAGTCATGAAAATGAACATACAAATATTTTGATTGAAACACCCGATCATGGGACTATACTTACCAAACAGATCGCCGGGGCAGTGGCACGAAGAGTCGTCACCTATGTGAAAGAAGGAGACGAAGTACATATAGGATCTCCACTCGGATTCATCAAACTAGGCTCACGTATGGATATTTTCCTGCCACCCGACAGTGAAATATTGGTCGAACTGGGAGAAGAAGTACATGCCAATGTCACCTTTTTGGCAAGGCTATCCCAAAAAGAAAGATAA
- a CDS encoding aminotransferase class I/II-fold pyridoxal phosphate-dependent enzyme, whose translation MTDIFDRLKSAEGPLEQYRKKAEGYFIFPELEGEIGPRMRFLGKEVITWSLNNYLGLANHPEVREADAKAAADWGMAYPMGARMMSGQTKYHRELEEKLAAFEKKEAAYLLNYGYQGMVSIIDSLVSRNDVIVYDSESHACIMDGIFLHKAKGGKSFVYPHNDMERCDKMLGFATKKAEETDGGILVITEGVFGMSGDLGNLPGIVKLREKYNFRLMIDDAHGFGTMGETGAGASEHFGLMDEVDIYFGTFAKSMAGIGAFVASEKAIVNSLKYNMRSQIFAKSLPMPMVIGALKRLEILQTQPQYKENLWKIAKSLQQGLIAEGFNIGNTQSPVTPVYFSGSVPEGTNIVIDLRENYNVFCSIVVYPVVPKGVLMLRLIPTASHTQKDVDETIEVFKKIKVNLEAGKYMADEMKSMSTT comes from the coding sequence ATGACAGATATTTTTGACCGGCTGAAAAGTGCCGAAGGCCCGCTTGAACAGTATCGCAAAAAAGCGGAAGGATATTTTATATTTCCCGAATTGGAAGGTGAAATAGGCCCAAGAATGAGGTTTCTCGGTAAAGAGGTGATCACCTGGAGTCTGAACAACTATCTGGGATTGGCCAACCATCCCGAAGTACGTGAAGCGGATGCGAAAGCAGCAGCCGACTGGGGAATGGCATATCCCATGGGAGCGCGCATGATGTCAGGCCAAACGAAATATCACAGAGAATTGGAGGAAAAACTCGCTGCCTTTGAGAAAAAGGAGGCTGCCTACCTACTGAATTATGGCTATCAGGGAATGGTTTCGATTATCGATTCACTGGTCTCAAGGAATGATGTCATTGTTTACGACTCCGAATCCCATGCTTGTATCATGGACGGTATTTTTCTGCATAAAGCCAAGGGTGGAAAGAGTTTTGTCTATCCCCATAATGATATGGAGAGATGCGACAAGATGCTTGGTTTCGCAACAAAAAAAGCAGAAGAGACAGACGGTGGCATCCTGGTGATTACCGAAGGGGTATTCGGTATGTCGGGCGATTTGGGAAATCTTCCCGGGATTGTCAAACTCAGGGAGAAATACAATTTCCGCCTCATGATAGATGATGCACACGGATTTGGTACCATGGGTGAGACCGGAGCGGGTGCAAGCGAACATTTCGGATTGATGGACGAAGTAGATATCTATTTTGGCACCTTCGCTAAATCGATGGCCGGTATTGGTGCTTTTGTCGCTTCTGAAAAAGCTATCGTCAACTCATTGAAATACAATATGCGCTCTCAGATTTTTGCCAAATCACTTCCCATGCCCATGGTGATCGGAGCATTGAAACGCCTCGAGATATTACAAACACAGCCCCAATATAAAGAAAACCTGTGGAAAATCGCCAAGTCGCTGCAACAAGGGCTGATTGCAGAGGGATTCAATATTGGCAATACGCAATCACCGGTGACACCCGTCTATTTCAGCGGCTCGGTTCCCGAAGGTACCAATATTGTGATCGACCTGCGTGAGAATTACAACGTATTTTGCTCTATTGTCGTATATCCGGTAGTACCCAAAGGAGTATTAATGCTCAGACTGATCCCCACGGCTTCCCATACGCAGAAGGATGTGGATGAGACCATTGAGGTATTCAAGAAGATAAAGGTAAATCTCGAAGCGGGAAAATATATGGCCGACGAGATGAAATCGATGTCCACTACATAA
- the pssA gene encoding CDP-diacylglycerol--serine O-phosphatidyltransferase, giving the protein MRKQIPNILTLSNLFSGCIAVVMAFQANFKAVVIWVAVAALFDFLDGMAARLLKAYSPLGKELDSLADVISFGVAPAAAVFILLRDYFLLPGYLEPLHVWIPYLAFLIPVFSAYRLAKFNIDERQTSSFIGLPTPANGLFWISYSYGMTQFVTGNENFFYLTTGLIIVMSVLMVSEIPMFSLKIKKISFKGNEKQILLIVVMLLLIALQGISGIFWGIGAYIFLSVIGHSRK; this is encoded by the coding sequence ATGCGGAAACAAATACCCAATATACTCACTCTGTCAAATCTCTTCTCGGGATGCATAGCCGTTGTCATGGCTTTTCAGGCCAACTTCAAGGCGGTGGTGATATGGGTGGCAGTTGCCGCCCTGTTCGATTTTTTGGATGGGATGGCGGCACGATTGTTAAAGGCTTATTCTCCTCTGGGAAAAGAACTGGACTCCCTGGCAGACGTGATCAGCTTCGGTGTGGCTCCTGCAGCGGCAGTTTTTATACTACTCAGGGATTACTTCTTACTACCAGGTTATCTGGAACCTCTACACGTCTGGATCCCATACCTGGCATTTCTCATACCCGTTTTTTCTGCCTACCGGCTGGCTAAATTCAATATTGACGAACGACAAACCAGTTCATTTATAGGCCTGCCTACTCCCGCCAACGGACTATTTTGGATCAGCTACAGTTACGGAATGACTCAATTCGTAACCGGGAATGAGAACTTTTTCTATCTCACTACAGGATTGATTATCGTGATGTCAGTGTTGATGGTCTCCGAAATACCGATGTTCTCACTGAAAATCAAAAAAATATCGTTCAAAGGCAATGAGAAACAGATACTCCTGATTGTAGTAATGTTACTGCTTATAGCATTACAAGGTATCAGCGGCATCTTCTGGGGAATCGGTGCCTACATCTTTCTCTCTGTTATAGGGCACAGTAGAAAATAG
- a CDS encoding threonine synthase, with the protein MLRIKIQHKYHLACTQCGHVTPNFWTWFEQNQQCPKCGSKHSEVWYNRRYQRLSRLIGRRAPNSFWHYFPFLPLLRRRHIISKGEGAIPVERWTFLEEFAKKKYGLDLNVHVYRNDLNGGTGTFKDIAASLAASLFNEIGIDQYCIASTGNSATAYAKYLSLAKVNCSVFMPEDAIKTSEATISSYGQQVFRVMGDYAKAKEIAAGYAKLHNIPISTGNIDPIRVEAKKTMVFEWLRQMDKFPDVYIQAVSGGTGPIAIDKGIREIKHVYPELKNPRFLLVQTDGCDPMVQAWEDAEAAGFPEGFEKKYPIIDNPQTEVPTLATGNPATYPIVAKLVKESGGSFLRMHEKKLVPVGKLTAYEQKVIPGPASAVSIAGFFVALRKNLIKNGETVLLNIGEGPNRAPYFLEQMIYTSHNVYNVDECAPHSIGDYRSQLWNEVMRE; encoded by the coding sequence ATGCTCCGTATAAAAATTCAGCATAAGTACCATTTGGCCTGTACCCAATGCGGGCACGTTACTCCCAACTTCTGGACATGGTTCGAACAGAACCAACAATGCCCGAAATGCGGAAGTAAACATTCCGAGGTATGGTACAACCGCCGTTATCAGCGGTTATCCCGACTTATCGGGCGCCGTGCTCCTAACAGTTTCTGGCACTATTTCCCTTTTCTTCCGTTGTTACGCAGGAGACATATCATATCAAAAGGAGAAGGTGCCATTCCGGTAGAACGATGGACATTCCTGGAAGAGTTTGCAAAAAAGAAGTACGGGCTCGATCTCAATGTACATGTCTATAGGAATGATTTAAACGGAGGTACCGGTACATTCAAGGATATTGCTGCTTCATTGGCGGCCAGCCTGTTCAACGAGATCGGTATCGACCAATATTGCATCGCTTCCACCGGTAATTCAGCTACAGCTTACGCAAAATACCTTTCACTGGCAAAGGTAAACTGCTCGGTATTTATGCCGGAGGATGCCATCAAGACATCGGAAGCGACCATCAGCTCCTACGGGCAGCAGGTGTTCCGTGTGATGGGCGACTATGCCAAAGCAAAGGAGATCGCCGCAGGATATGCCAAATTGCACAATATCCCAATATCGACCGGCAATATCGATCCTATCCGTGTGGAAGCAAAGAAGACCATGGTATTCGAATGGCTCCGCCAGATGGATAAGTTCCCTGACGTATATATCCAGGCAGTCAGCGGCGGTACAGGCCCCATTGCCATAGACAAAGGTATCCGCGAGATCAAACATGTCTATCCTGAATTGAAAAATCCCCGCTTCCTTCTGGTACAGACAGACGGCTGCGACCCAATGGTGCAGGCGTGGGAAGATGCCGAAGCCGCCGGATTCCCCGAAGGTTTCGAGAAGAAGTATCCTATCATCGACAATCCCCAGACAGAGGTACCTACCCTGGCGACCGGTAATCCTGCTACCTACCCCATCGTAGCAAAATTGGTAAAAGAGTCAGGAGGCAGCTTCCTGCGAATGCACGAAAAGAAACTGGTACCTGTGGGTAAACTGACTGCCTATGAGCAGAAAGTAATCCCCGGACCGGCATCTGCCGTTTCCATCGCCGGATTCTTCGTGGCACTCAGGAAGAACTTGATCAAAAACGGGGAGACAGTGCTGCTCAATATCGGAGAAGGCCCCAATCGTGCTCCCTATTTCCTGGAGCAGATGATTTACACTTCCCATAATGTCTATAATGTGGATGAATGTGCCCCCCACTCCATT
- a CDS encoding CvpA family protein: protein MNWFDLTVGILLLIAFINGYRKGLIMQLVGLATIILAAVFGGRLAQTILPQINRIIDLSPEVARVLSFILAFVAIAVGLSLVGRLLQRFIDIVFLSFINRLLGAVIAAGTMMVFLSIILNLVLMLDLNQQVINKKTKEESFFFERVEAVVPAIVPYLQPQLWEEVIPEKYREEIEKKSEPAIDSTYQQRHFST from the coding sequence ATGAACTGGTTTGATCTGACCGTAGGCATACTGCTGCTCATTGCCTTCATCAATGGATACCGTAAGGGGTTGATTATGCAGCTCGTGGGATTGGCAACCATCATATTGGCAGCTGTCTTCGGAGGAAGGTTGGCCCAGACCATCCTACCTCAAATAAACAGAATAATTGATCTCTCACCCGAGGTGGCGAGGGTATTGTCTTTCATTCTGGCATTCGTAGCCATTGCCGTAGGTCTCTCTCTGGTCGGCCGGTTATTGCAGCGTTTTATTGATATAGTTTTTCTCAGCTTTATCAACCGGTTGTTGGGAGCTGTGATTGCCGCCGGTACCATGATGGTTTTCCTGAGTATTATTCTCAATCTCGTATTGATGCTCGACCTCAACCAGCAAGTCATCAATAAAAAAACAAAAGAAGAATCATTCTTCTTCGAACGGGTCGAAGCAGTAGTTCCTGCTATCGTTCCCTATCTGCAACCCCAACTCTGGGAAGAGGTTATACCCGAGAAATATCGGGAAGAGATAGAAAAAAAGAGTGAACCCGCTATTGACTCAACATACCAACAACGTCATTTTTCTACTTAA